A region of Clostridium acetobutylicum ATCC 824 DNA encodes the following proteins:
- a CDS encoding LiaF transmembrane domain-containing protein, whose amino-acid sequence MKTRLFIAVIIILSGAAMLSSQLGIIDVRNVSSVFWPLILIAVGAQRLYKIGRFNIGGAVMVLFGMIFEIEALHLVPYSAEVFIAPCMIIIVGISLLFPRRKAFNR is encoded by the coding sequence ATGAAAACAAGATTATTTATAGCAGTTATTATTATACTATCTGGAGCAGCAATGCTTTCTTCACAATTAGGAATTATAGATGTTAGAAATGTGAGTTCGGTTTTTTGGCCTTTGATTTTAATTGCTGTAGGTGCACAGCGTTTATATAAAATTGGCAGGTTTAATATAGGTGGAGCAGTAATGGTTTTGTTCGGAATGATATTTGAAATAGAAGCACTTCACCTTGTACCATATAGTGCAGAGGTATTTATTGCACCTTGCATGATTATAATTGTTGGGATTTCACTATTATTTCCAAGAAGAAAAGCATTTAATAGATAA